In Salarias fasciatus chromosome 20, fSalaFa1.1, whole genome shotgun sequence, a single window of DNA contains:
- the las1l gene encoding LOW QUALITY PROTEIN: ribosomal biogenesis protein LAS1L (The sequence of the model RefSeq protein was modified relative to this genomic sequence to represent the inferred CDS: deleted 10 bases in 9 codons), with amino-acid sequence MKNKSSEKRRHVVAWVNKAEWDQVLEYLYSQDPSLQLTALHRISAWKARYAGGMPVAVDCTADLVRCQVLDRPGQMSGDDLVLLYGSALVRFVNLITERQQGKVAQPPERLAGNLNIPEWVVDLRHDFTHRKLPTLKWCRKGCKVVLEWLQQEYWSRQMGGGPDEDWDSQSLMERMRRTSLRQQDELVAQQKEMEAYKNARELLISYEKDQYEAFSALPEDKTRSFCPSPFADMSWLLGEIKQFSLEYSSLLIDVLLEEGFLIPTMEQLDTLGCNTSENADPAQPRLPQTFLRFWLPLLKVLNSPSFIHLLLEKLFAELKLLTGEQNANHRFFYVSAWTSEVLLCNSNKFEYHFETKMQKKARVRDRIFVNRIQLRWQQLLSACLDAPCVSTPHLLQLILDDMEHPLPLETLGAAAAALLPSTRRLSAPDSSHGSQQKQQQQPIYTLESLHEKLQHSRISSRPQRSQSSQEHKVADVQAEAAKALRGSPWQVCSDDTSWKNYPLGKVPGQSDDPSCLMLKNYSPMTVFDQPVELEKDAAPSSLRVSTPARTPEGLLWNLET; translated from the exons atgaagaataaaagcTCGGAGAAGAGGCGCCATGTGGTGGCCTGGGTGAAC AAAGCGGAGtgggaccaggtcctggagtACCTGTACTCCCAGGACCCCTCCCTGCAGCTCACCGCCCTGCACCGGATCTCCGCCTGGAAGGCCCGCTACGCCGGCGGCATGCCGGTGGCGGTGGACTGCACGGCGGACCTGGTCCGGTGCCAGGTGCTGGACCGGCCCGGACAG ATGAGCGGGGACGACCTGGTGCTGCTGTACGGGTCTGCTCTGGTGAGGTTTGTCAACCTGATCACGGAGCGGCAGCAGGGGAAGGTGGCCCAGCCCCCTGAG CGTCTGGCCGGGAATCTGAACATCCCGGAGTGGGTGGTGGACCTCAGACACGACTTCACCCACAGGAAGCTGCCCACGCTGAAGTGGTGCCGGAAGGGCTGTAAGGTGGTCCTGGAGTGGCTCCAGCAGGAGTACTGGTCCAGGCAGATGGGGGGAGGCCCCGATGAGGACTGGGACTCGCAGAGTCtgatggagaggatgaggaggaccaGCCTCAGACAACAGGATGAACTC GTTGCTCAGCAGAAAGAGATGGAAGCCTACAAGAATGCCCGAGAACTGCTAATATCCTATGAAAAGGACCAGTATGAGGCCTTCAGTGCCCTCCCAGAAGACAAAACCAGGAGCTTCTGCCCATCCCCCTTTGCAGACATGAGCTGGCTACTGGGTGAGATCAAGCAGTTTTCTCTGGAGTACAGCAGTCTGCTGATCGACGTGTTGCTGGAAGAAGGCTTTCTGATCCCCACCATGGAGCAGCTGGACACTCTGGGC TGCAACACCTCTGAAAACGCTGACCCTGCTCAACCCAGACTCCCTCAAACC TTCCTGCGCTTCTGGCTGCCG CTGCTGAAGGTCCTCAACTCGCCGTCCTtcatccacctcctcctggagaAGCTGTTCGCTGAGCTGAAGCTTCTCACCGGGGAGCAGAACGCCAATCAC AGGTTTTTTTACGTCTCTGCTTGGACCTCCGAAGTCCTCCTTTGTAACAGCAACAAATTTGAGTACCATTTTGAAACAAAGATGCAGAAGAAGGCCAGAGTGAGGGACCGGATCTTTGTGAACCGCATCCAGCTGAggtggcagcagctgctgtccgCCTGCCTGGATGCCCCCTGCGTCAGCACGCCTCACCTGCTCCAGTTGATCCTGGACGACATGGAGCATCCTCTGCCTCTGGAGACCCTgggagcggctgctgcagctctgctcccaTCTACACGCAGACTGAGCGCGCCCGACTCCTCCCACGGttcacagcagaagcagcagcagcagcccataTACACGCTGGAGAGTTTGCACGAGAAGCTGCAGCACTCCCGCATCAGCAGCCGTCCGCAGCGCTCCCAGTCCTCCCAGGAACACAAAGTG GCAGATGTTCAGGCGGAAGCGGCGAAGGCGCTCCGAGGCTCTCCGTGGCAGGTGTGCTCCGACGACACCTCGTGGAAGAACTATCCTCTGGGGAAAGTTCCTGGACAGTCCGACGACCCGTCGTGCCTCATGCTGAAGAACTACTCACCCATGACGGTGTTCGACCagccggtggagctggagaaagaCGCGGCGCCGAGCAGCCTGCGGGTCTCCACGCCGGCCAGAACGCCTGAGGGGCTGCTCTGGAACCTCGAGACATGA
- the haus7 gene encoding LOW QUALITY PROTEIN: HAUS augmin-like complex subunit 7 (The sequence of the model RefSeq protein was modified relative to this genomic sequence to represent the inferred CDS: inserted 1 base in 1 codon; deleted 1 base in 1 codon), with protein sequence MAGVSRKEKELAHMFILRCRLFPARCWSTCNLQEAGRMLQLLCTPSEIRTEILTWICSRIKPDFATSMKGAAAGPDPDAVMREMALVGQELMLCRANDLNLIKGEATPLRQLLFLQQLLTVVQDFEQVEYGEDSDADGPHHIEEKEEVQDQWDFVENLLQSQNLPLLSRMRQAELPPWPADVQRICDELKRRDLPAAAQAAGVEAVLQDTRAELEKLQSQCDFLSEAAQTATAFLPRSLRVAACDXQQLMTAFSHVYESDLKDHCGREPPGVGADCHVFQRVQQLLLACNTELEILKELPEASASVSKEANRLQTEPQYWSGGVKHALPELLEELKTQISDYVSLLQSRQ encoded by the exons atggcgGGAGtttccagaaaagaaaaagaactcgCTCACATGTTTATTCTGCGCTGCAG gcTGTTTCCTGCCCGCTGCTGGAGCACCTGCAACCTCCAGGAGGCCGGCCgcatgctgcagctgctgtgcacGCCCTCAGAGATCCGCACTGAGATCCTGACGTGGATCTGCAGCAG GATCAAACCAGACTTTGCCACATCCATgaagggggcagcagcaggccCAGACCCTGATGCTGTGATGAGAG AAATGGCCTTGGTAGGACAGGAGCTGATGCTGTGCAGAGCAAATGACCTCAACCTGATCAAG gGTGAGGCCACACCTCTGCGACAg ctgctgttcctgcagcagctcctcaccgTGGTCCAGGACTTCGAGCAGGTGGAGTATGGAGAGGATTCAGACGCTGACGGGCCTCACCATAtagaagaaaaggaggaggtgCAGGATCAATGGGACTTCGTGGAGAATCTCCTTCAAAGCCAGAAcctgcctctcctctctcgGATGCGCCAGGCTGAACTCCCTCCCTGGCCCGCGGACGTCCA gaggaTCTGCGATGAGCTGAAGCGCCGCGACCTGCCGGCTGCAGCGCAGGCAGCTGGAGTGGAGGCCGTCCTGCAGGACACCCGGGCggagctggagaagctgcagtcACAG tgtgaCTTCCTGAGCGAGGCGGCGCAGACCGCCACCGCCTTCCTGCCCCGCTCGCTGCGCGTGGCGGCGTGCG TCCAGCAGCTGATGACCGCCTTCAGCCACGTGTACGAGTCGGACCTGAAGGATCACTGCGGCAGAGAGCCGCCCGGCGTCGGCGCCGACTGCCACGTCTTCCAGAgagtgcagcagctgctgctcgccTGCAACACG gAGCTGGAAATACTGAAGGAATTGCCTGAAGCTTCTGCATCTGTGTCAAAAGAAGCAAATCGGCTCCAAACAGAACCTCAGTACTGGAGCGGAGGAGTGAAGCACGCATTAC cggaACTGTTGGAGGAACTGAAGACACAAATCTCGGACTACGTCTCTCTGTTGCAGTCCAGAcaatga
- the mrpl49 gene encoding LOW QUALITY PROTEIN: large ribosomal subunit protein mL49 (The sequence of the model RefSeq protein was modified relative to this genomic sequence to represent the inferred CDS: inserted 3 bases in 3 codons): MRSWKPNYGKRYQGALRLPAGRSRGAPPLCRAASGQTRQRFVESAEEYRFVERLIPPSRIPVPPKHAGPAPSGWIPPADNPPPLPYMVRRSRMHNIPVYTDXTHGNRKMTLIRKVEGDIWALERELKQYLXEVTGKELPTQVNEVXMTIKVKGHFDTELKDWLAGKGF, translated from the exons ATGAGGAGCTGGAAACCAAACTACGGAAAGAGGTATCAAG GAGCTCTCCGCCTCCCCGCCGGGCGGTCCCGCGGGGCTCCGCCGCTCTGCCGCGCCGCCTCCGGACAGACCCGCCAGCGGTTCGTGGAGTCTGCGGAGGAATACCGCTTCGTGGAGCGGCTTATTCCGCCCTCGCGCATCCCGGTCCCGCCGAAACACGCCGGCCCCGCACCGTCAGGCTGGATCCCCCCTGCAGACaacccgccgccgctgccctaCATGGTCCGCCGCTCACGGATGCACAACATCCCGGTGTACACCG CGACCCACGGGAACCGCAAGATGACTCTGATCCGGAAGGTGGAGGGAGACATCTGGGCTCTGGAGCGGGAGCTGAAGCAGTACC AGGAGGTGACCGGCAAGGAGCTGCCCACGCAGGTCAACGAGG ACATGACCatcaaggtcaaaggtcacttcGACACAGAGCTTAAGGACTGGCTGGCAGGGAAAGGCTTCTGA